agaaaaaaaactattaaagttGTATAGAGTAGCTGTCATTACTCACTCAACTTGCTACAGTTATCAACGAGCTGCTTGACACGACTTCGGTTTAGTAGTAGCTTAatccaatttcttttttttttggtgcaaaTGTTAAgacttaattaaaaaaaaaacctaatccAATTTCTGTTTCTCCAAGACATCGAAGGACAACAAAGTGTTACAACACACATATCTAAATTATAAAGTTGAAGGCATGGAGCTTATCTATCACTGTCATTCAGAAAAAACACTGGaaatttttcaatattttcgCTATTCTTTTTAACGCATATCGATTTATACTTAATTAACATACACATTGCAATTTAGCTGATTGTCATTTTATTCTATAAAAATAATGTAGAATAGATAATTTAAATacatacataaataaaataaatattatattaatttatataactaaaattgtTTTAAAGTTATTTACTGCAATTTTAACAAAAAGGAAAGGAAtaaatttattctatttttttataacattcaTTTTTCTGCTGAATTTATTCTATCAATTTGTTCATAGTTTACTAACATCCGCGTTATAAAAGATGACTGAAGATTCTATCATTGCaacaatttcttttttaaacaataacaacaaatttatctataaaaacCATATACagtaaatctatactattatttacgaagtaaatttttgcatTCGAattctcacgttaaaagttagagcagttaatatcatttatatccttaatgaataattatataaattagtcaaaaaagaaaaacgaatttcaaatctatctgattaaaaacgtgattaaaattaataatacatcgtttatacccttaatgaataaattatataaattagtcgaaaataaaaacgaatttaaaatatatctgatTAAATATGTgatcaaaaattaataataataagaattatctaaaatataaataattttaaaaaaatttcgattaatactattatatttatatattatattagataattgattataaataaatataataaaattttcaaaaataaaaatatgttttaaaacataagataattcttagatatattctgctgttatctgaaaataatattttattataaaaattatagttagatataaaaaaatttataattaaatgttaatcaaacaaataaatatattttgtaaaatatatgtgaatatttttaaaatttagcacaacaataagcatatatatattttgataaaaactaatgaatatatattaataatattttatttatatgttatatttgataattgactataagtaaatataataaaattctcaaaaataaaatatatttttaaaatataagataattcttaaatatgttgtgttttatctgaaattatatttttttattataaaatataaagtttaatatttgatttatttttttaaaaacataattaataatttattatgttggttttgatttaatagttataaacatataaatatctataaaaacaCTATGTCCGCATGTGCGGGCATAATCCCTAGTTAATAATTGTTTTGGTAACTTAAAAGAGTTGGTGAATGCTAAAGATGGGCCAGCGAACGTATATGTTACTGAAACAGCCACCGTTTAGCCCATGATGGAGTGAAATGAAAAACGCATGGCCACAAATGGAAacgtaaacaaaacaaaacaagagtTTTCTTTTATGTTAAACGGTGTCGTTAAGAAGAGACGACACATAGCGAAAACCCTAGTGTCTTTATTTGAGCCAACGTCGTCTCGCTTCTCACCCACAATAGCTCTCCACACCCTTTTACGAATTCCTTAAACCCCTGCGAGTATCCACCTTCGAGAGATGAGTTCGGACGATGAGAGAGACGAGAAGGAGCTGGATCTTGCCTCTCCTGAAGTCGTCACCAAGTACAAGAGCGCCGCTGAGATCGTTAACAGTAATAATCCCCCGTTCACGATTTCGATTAGGTtctgtattcattgcttgtatTCATTTGTTTGGGTTTGGAATTTGCAGAGGCGTTGCAGGTTGTTTTGGCTGAGTGCAAGCCAAAAGCTAAGATTGTTGATATCTGCGAGAAAGGAGACGCCTTTATCAAAGAGTTAGTTATTGTTTTTAGGTCCTTGTGCTCTGCAATAAAGTTTACGTTGCTcatatgtttgtttgttttctgtATAAAAAAGGCAAACAGGGAGCATGTACAAGAACGCCAAGAAGAAGATTGATAGAGGTGTCGCTTTCCCGACGTGCGTTTCTGTCAACAACACCGTTGGTCATTTCTCACCGCTTGCAAGTGATGAGACCCTCTTGGAAGAGGGTGATATGCTGAAAATGTAAGAGACTTAAGTTTGTCTGTGTTTTAGATATTTCTGTGTGATTAATCGTGTTTTGTCTTTTCTCCATTGCAGTGATATGGGATGTCATATTGATGGGTTCATTGCCCTTGTTGCCCACACACATGTTCTTCATGATGGACCCGTTACTGGACGCAAAGCTGATGTTCTTGCAGCTGCTAACACTGCTGCTGAAGTTGCTTTGAGGCTCGTTCGTCCTGGGAAGAAGGTaacctgtttttttttaattgtgctACTGTAACTGTTACATTTGGCTCTTAATGATTTATTAGGCTATGGATTATTATCCGTATGATGCTTTTTGTCATAGTTACTCGGATGGGAAGTTTATAATTCTCATTTCTAGTTGAGTCCTCTGTAGACAAAATTGTTAGTGAGAACAACTTTGCTGAACAGGTCTTATCGGTTTTCTGATTCTGGATAAGTTACTACGATCAAGACAATTAAAattgtgtttatttttcttgtggCAGAACCATGCTGTCACTGAAGCTATTCAGAAGGTGGCTGAAGCCTATGACTGCAAAATTGTGGAAGGAGTTATTTCCCACCAGATGAAACAGAATGTGATAGATGGAAGCAAGTGTTTCCTAAGTGTATCCACTCCAGAAACAAGGGTTGACGATGCTGAGTTTCTAGAGAATGAAGTCTATGCCATTGATATTGTGGCAAGCACTGGTGATGGCAAGGTAAAATTGCTTTTCTTCATTTGCAAAACTTCGTCAAATTGCCATTGTTTCTTATACTCTTTCAATTTTGCAGCCGAAGCTTTTAGACGAGAAGCAGACAACTGTTTACAAGAAGGATGCGGATGTTAACTATCAGTTGAAGATGAAGGCCTCCAGATTCATATTCAGCGAGATTAAAGAAAACTTCCCCCATATGCCATTCACTGCAAGGTGTCTTTTGTACCTTCTGAAGCACTTAATTACATATTATCTCAGCTGCTAACGTTACCTGAGAATACAGGTCACTGGAGGAGAAAAGGGCACGACTTGGACTTGTGGAGTGTGTGAACCATGGCCATTTGCTACCATATCCTGTACTTTACGAGAAGCCTGGTAAGGATTATGAATCCTTTAGCCTCTTTTAGATTGATTTTGAGAGTGAGACTCAtgatatatttatttggttCATGAACAGGGGATTTTGTTGCTCAAATCAAATTCACAGTTTTGCTGATGCCAAATGGATCGGATAGGATCACTTCACATTCACTTCAGGAGCTTCAACCTACGAAGACCGTTGATGACCCTGAGATCAAAGGGTGGTTAGCCTTGGctatcaagaagaagaagggtggtggaaagaagaagaaaggtatgaaatttagaaaattatgtTTGTAGACTTTTATTTACCATGAAACTCAATCCACATTTGTTGAGAAAAGAATCTATAATGACTTGTGATTCTTTTTGCAGCCAAGAAGGCTGGAGAGAAAGGGGAAACCTCAACGGAGGCTGAGCCAATGGAAACAAGCAGCAATGCTCAAGAATGAGAAGGAGAtgtctcttttgttttcttttaaagatttttttttttggaactttgaGGTACTGCTTTATTTgtatgtttggggtttcagagAATCTCTGCTTAGAagtaaaaaagaacaaaaagttACTTATTAACttgatttctcttttttttgcaCAAACCCTTTCTTAATCATTGGTTCTGTCGTATTGTTCTGCTCGGCTTTGCTCATGAATCAAAGATGATCTTGGATAGTAATAAGTTCATCTTATTATCGTGAAACTTGTGTACCTCAGGTCTCTCATGAAGTTTAGCGGAAAGATATATAATAAAGAAATGAAGTTAAACTAGATATACATTGTTAATTGAGAAAATAACCAGACATTTTTCTATCTTGGAATGTCGATATGAACTTTTTAGCTTATGAAATCTGAATACACATGGTTTGCTCGAAATGTAGTTTTTATGTCTTTGAAGGGTGTAAAATGGATGCTCCAATAGTTTGCATTCATATATTTGATGGaccaatagttttttttttaaatacttaaaTCCAAGTTAACATGCAGCTAAATCCAAAGATTGATTCCAATCCATATATAAGAAAACGATATATAATTTAGTAGTAGTAGCAGAGCCGACCCTGGGCTAAAGCCCATAAAACAAGAGCTTTAGGCaccaaatttcataaaagttttATCGGCACCAAATTTCATAAGTTCACATTTTATCTTGAGAGAATTACATTCAGAGACAGTTTATGAGTTTATTTTACATTATGGAGCAGTTTGTGCTATTAGGGTAGTTTTTCTTAACCAATCTCACTTTTTAGTTATAAACTAACTAAATAAGCTTATAACTAAATGATATCACCTTAACTAATTTAATATCTGACTTTTGTAGGATTTATTCATGGTTCTTCATAGCAAACAAAAGGAAGTGGATCCCATGTATCATCTTTTTCATTTCTTCCTATTGAGTTCCTTATTTCTTTTTGCAAAATGAATattgttttttctaaaatttttttgaagaaaatatgtttataatcAGTGGTTTTATTATTCAATCTATTTTTTGAGATATGTCAAGCTATATTTTTGATGGAACAAATCGTTCAACAAAttagaaaccaaaaaaatcacTTTAGTTTGAACTTTTAAGATTAAAGCCATGAATTAGGATTGAAAGCTATCACATCTGGgtaaaaatacacaaaaaaacAAGTTGAGAATGTAAAGAATTGTGGAAAATAGGCGAGATAGGCGGAgattagggtttctggtcgaCAATGgctaaggaagaagatgaggttaTTTTCGTAATTTTGCAACATTAATGAAAAAATGTCGTGTGTACATTACATTCAAACTGTACATGTGTACACCTAGTTTTGTATTATACAACAGAGTGATTGTGTACACATTTTTGGCTTTTTTGTAGCCTTTCTATCTAAATAACTAAGCCTCTGCGACTTCATGAACTCAAGATAATGTTAACACAATGtacatttgaatttttttatcttcttcccATGTACACACAGGGTCGGGCATCTTTGATATATGACTGAACCCAAATATCATCCTTCACACCTTGTTTAAGAGCGTCTAATTAGTATGTGTGTTTTCATGCTAGTTTCATGTGTACATCAACTTCATAATGTACATATGTATATTAACTTTaaagtgtacatgtgtacattaaCATCTAACTGAACATGTGTCCGTTTACATATGTTCTTTAAACTACATGTGTACATTTACATATGTTCTTTAAACTCTTAAATTCAACCAAATTTCACCATACTTTCATACAAGAATAAATGTATCTAACAAACTATAAAGTGTACATGTGAATTCTTGCTCATATATCTAAAAAATTATCCGGTTTCTACGTATTATTGTACAAGTTTATTGATGTATATATGGATAATAATACACGGGTTCGACTCGTACtctcttttcttcctttttttgatAATAATGTCCTTTTTGATAATACTAACaatttaatatgatttattCATAGAAATAGAGACGGGTAGTTACTTAATCTGCAGAAGAAGATCCTAGCCCCCTCTTCATTCTCTATGGGTGTGATTGGTAGTGGCTGTGAGTGCTCTCTACGGCCTCATTTCTTTTTAGAGCACTAAATCTACACcaatcttaatttatattttttttaaagctcaCAGTCATTTTATAAAATCCACAGCACTTCTTTGAATTTATGTCTTTACAATTTCTCTGCAGAGACAAAAACCTACAGCCCAAATAtaaagacttttaaaaattaaaaatctaaagccaaaacaataaaaatcacAACAATATTTCTACAATCAAAAAATGAAATCACAGCACTTACCAATCAACCCCTATATTAAATTGTATGACATTAGATTAGAGCTGGGTTGCGGGTCAAACCCGTCCCGCTTCACCCGCtagaagaaaatatgaaattcgCACCCATCCCATTTAAACCCACGGGTGATCCGCTAGACCCACAGAtagtattattaataataaaaattattaatttaaatattttttattaaaaataacaataaaatttaatattttaaatatttttattaaaaataacaataacttttaattttttaaatattttttattaaaaatattaaatattaatctatttataattaaaattaaataattttttaaaaattttctatttaaaaataatattttaaaaaaaaaaaatctttttttttatagtttttgcgGGTTATCGGATACCCGCACTGAATTTTGGCTGACGCGCACCCGCCCCGCATAAAAATCACTCAATCCGCACCCGCATCCGTGaaccaaatttttaaaatcactCGATCAGCATCCACCACGCAGCGGATCAAATGGAACGGGGCCGCGGATAATGATTCATATTCCCAGCACTACActagataaataaatttaattaaacaaaatgttttttttggcaAATAACAAacctatgtatttttttttggtaggaaaCCTATGTATTAGTAACAACTAACAAACATTTATTTTCTTGACGTCTTTTGTGTATTTCTAGCGTTGATCTTTGCTATAATAGCTGAAGAAGTTATAACAATTAACTCAAATGATCAATTCTTCATATTCCAAGTTTGTTTTAATTGATATCCATCGGAATAGCTGCATATGTCAtgtaagttttcattttttttttatatttgttggtTTCTATTgcttaaaaaaatgaaattttaataaacaaaaaattattttgggaTTTCAACAATCGATGCTGACAAataacttttgaaaaaaaacttcataaataaggttttcatatttttcttttaaaaataaataaatattaatatgatttaatgctattttattaaataacaaaaaataaagcaaaaattaatatattgaaGGGGCATATTTTTTAAGTCTATAGGCACCTGGTAAGTCCGGACCGGCACTGAGTAGGAGTATGCTATAAAAGCAGTATATAGAAGTAGTATATAAAAGCAGTATGCTGCAAAAACTATATGCTTTtgctaaactgtttaataagatGATTGGTATAACAGTATGAATAtgctattttaaattattaaaaaaattaatctataatctataatatatttattttaatgaatatatttcgaatatatatatatatatatatatattaacatataaaattaaaagatataaaattaatttattttatttaataatctaaaaattatgcttatatcgaaaaatattattttaaataaattttataattaaaatatctatttaaaattaatatttcttatttataatataatttaattcatataatttaattatatttttaatgtgaaatactattttttaaagtatttttattgtaaattaatttcagaaatcaattttttatttcctggatataaaaataattttatgatattattaaataaaataaatgatgtaattatatatttttcttaatttgataaattatatatgCAAATGCTTTTCTAAAAGCTTCATATAAGAGCATTGGTCAGAGAgcatttggaaagcattaacATTTAGTTAATGCTTTTCTAAATGATTTTCTAACAATTATTGATTGGATCATGTAGAGTATAATGCTAATCCTCTACTAATCAATGCATAAGTATCATAGACTAGAGGTGTGATGTGGAAGTCCGTTTAATTAAATAACATTGCATTCTATTTTAGACAATTATCTCAAAtagaaaaatgatcaaaataactttttttttgttttgaaaattttaattttaaatttttatttttaaaatttgaaatcctatTCTCAAAATGCAATCGCCTTAACTAAATCTAagtttaaattagttaaccgtagagtataaatatttttttactctttaacaaaattaaatttgtttttaatccaAAAAGTAGGTCTCATAGATGGATTTTCTCAAATATTAAGGATATATAAAAGCTAGCCGTTATGA
The Brassica napus cultivar Da-Ae chromosome A1, Da-Ae, whole genome shotgun sequence DNA segment above includes these coding regions:
- the LOC106437915 gene encoding ERBB-3 BINDING PROTEIN 1-like, whose product is MSSDDERDEKELDLASPEVVTKYKSAAEIVNKALQVVLAECKPKAKIVDICEKGDAFIKEQTGSMYKNAKKKIDRGVAFPTCVSVNNTVGHFSPLASDETLLEEGDMLKIDMGCHIDGFIALVAHTHVLHDGPVTGRKADVLAAANTAAEVALRLVRPGKKNHAVTEAIQKVAEAYDCKIVEGVISHQMKQNVIDGSKCFLSVSTPETRVDDAEFLENEVYAIDIVASTGDGKPKLLDEKQTTVYKKDADVNYQLKMKASRFIFSEIKENFPHMPFTARSLEEKRARLGLVECVNHGHLLPYPVLYEKPGDFVAQIKFTVLLMPNGSDRITSHSLQELQPTKTVDDPEIKGWLALAIKKKKGGGKKKKAKKAGEKGETSTEAEPMETSSNAQE